attaaattattttatattgtaaCTAAATTCTGATTATAACATTACTGTTAAAATAACATCTCATGATCAATTACCAACTTTATCTAAATTtcttttgaaataataaaaaacttatagtggtatttttcttctaaaatcaagaatctaattttaatgtattgttaaaataattttcCACATACATCTAATtacataatataaaaataattatttttttacattaatAGTATGAATGATTATGTCAAAAAAACAAATGTAATTGtactaaaatattttacacacGTGCATCGAAAAAAGGAGACGAAATAATGAAACTAGGAAGAAACTGCCAATTCAAAGTGTGAGAGAGGTATAGTAACTGCCAGTAACCGCCAGGGACGAGTGGGTTTGTATTCAACACATGCCTTTTGCATTGTCGATACTTGAAAATTCAAAGGTGGTGCTTTCCTGCTActgcatatatatatacatacccACAATAACAAATGCAATATAACTGCAACAACTGCTATTTGCGAATCCCAGGCAATGAACGACATTAACAACTACTCCTCCTTCGCAGCCGATTCAGGTTCTCTGGACTCAAATCATTCATGCTTGATGGTTGCGGTTGGAAGTGTCGGTGTTGAGTTTGCACCTTCGTcgtcttcttcatcatcatcatctctTACTCGGTGCCGTAAACCTAGAAAGAAGAGCGCTAAACTGATAAGCATAATGGAAGAAGAAGGAGTGAAAAGTAACAAGAAGCGAGACTCGGAGGAGGCGCCGAAGATCACGCGTCCATGCACTCAGTGCGGCAAGAAATTCTGGTCATGGAAGGCTCTCTATGGCCACATGCGGTGCCACCCTGAGCGGCCGTGGCGAGGCATAAATCCTCCTCGGAACCTCATCCCACAACCACTAGTACAAGAAGACACGAGCGGCGACACCCTGGAGGATCACGAGGTTGCCACGTGTCTCCTGCTGCTAGCGAACAGTGGGAGGGAGACGGTTAAAAATGATGAGGCTAATGAAGTGAAGATAGTGGAATGTGGAGATTCTTATCATTACAAAGAATTTGAGTGCTCCAGTTGCAAGAGAGTGTTTGGATCTCATCAAGCACTGGGAGGGCACAGAGCAAGTCACAAGAACGTCAAGGGCTGCTTTGCCATTACTCGGACCACCACCGAGGATCATCTACTAAACATTAACCTCCTCGCGCATGCTGACCACGGCGACGGCGATGGCATCGCCAGCCACCAGTGTAGCATATGCCTCAGGGTGTTCCCCAGTGGCCAGGCTCTTGGTGGACACAAGAGGTGTCATTGGGAGAAAGCTGAGATTGATGAGACTGATGGGTCAACGTCAACACTACTCCCTGTTGACCTCAATTTGCCTGCTCCTATTGATCAACACTACTACCATTGCTCTTCTTCAACACTCACTCTGGATTTGAGGTTGGGTCTTTAATTTTAGCCTACCCTGCCTCATTTCCTattcttaattattttaatttcctatTTTTCAGCTGTGTGTATCTTAGGTTATATATCTTCTATACTTAGCTAATTGActttggaaaaagaaaaaatacttAGCTAATTGACCTTATTAATTCATAGTCACATACACAATTGATGTAGTGCTAACCGGTGCGCTGCTTAATGTTCCtcactatatatatatccattccttaattctcttttattattacaATACTGATCAAGTTTCAATATTGATTTCTTCTCCTTATTTTACCTTTTATCTGCATTATTCTTACACTTTGTAAAACACATATGTATTAACATTCGAACTGAACTACAATTATCACTAATTGATAATAATTCAGGATGTTATGTCTATAAATTCACATAATTATTTTCTACATTTAGATCACAAATAAACCCATGTTGTAGCTGGAATTTGAAAATTACTCTTACCTTATGCGCGAGTACACGAGTCCGAAGTTAtcataatagaaaataaatgataactattttttttatgtcaGTGATAACTTTAttttaagagaaataaatagacgATGAACATTTATAAAAGAAATAGCAGTTTTCTAATTTTCACTTTAAATGTAATAATGTATATtgtaagaaaaatatattaattccGATATGGTATTTTAGTGAACGACAAAACTGAAAAATATATATGGTAAGTCACTTAACTTATTATGAGTTATCAAGGAGTATCTCCACATTCATCATTAACAAAGTTGAGTATCACACACACAAAATTTATACCAATAGAAGTCTTTTATCTTGTCATCATATTTATAGAAATGTTTAAGCTTTTCTTAATCACTTTTATATACATTTTTCGTAATCTTCTTTTcatgatataattttaaaattttattcatttcttatcaataatttttaatacaaaaaaatacacaaaataatacACATAACATTCTTCCTTTTCCCAACCCTTCATCTTTCTTGTTATCTAAGGTCTTGGCAGAGTTCACTCACAAAGATCTACATGCGTATATTAGCTATGATAATGCTAGATATtcttttattgaaataaaattacaaaaaaaaaaaaaactttaatctacattgtatgtatataataatgCTGCACGCGACAATTACCTAGTATATTTTGGCACCAAATCTGGACAAGTTACTAATTATACTAAAAGTTCCAAAAGATCTTGCTCAGTTTCCAAATCCCACATGACTATTTTTCCATCCAATCCTGCAGTTTTGAGGAACAAGCTTTAGGGCTTTAGCTAATGTAGCTGAATCAAAACTGGCAAATGGAATTATAAAAGGAGTGAAGAAAAGAAATTCAGAAGACCATCCACATTGCACAAACCTGATGTGCTGAATCGCCTTATCTGTGTCCCTTGCCTGCTAAGAGGGATGATAGAACTACAAGCCCAGAAAGCCGACAGTTAATCAACGAACTTAATACAGTTTATAAATACATAAGATGCGTGAATCTAACTGTTAGTTAAATTGTATTATGGTTAACGAGTAGCAGCAAGTCCAcaacataaaattttaataagagtCTCGTGAAGAAAATAATATTGTATAACCAACCAAACAAAAGTAAGAGAAGGTCGCGAAGGAGATGTATACTTTATACAGTTTTCGTGTACAACTCCACGTGTTCTTGAAGTTTCGACGGCATCATTGCTCACTCCAAGCTTGGCTTGGCCATAAAACTTCCCAAATGCTTCAGAAAACTGATTAAGCAGACAGAATTAGATAAAAGGGAGAGACAAACCTCGTGTTAACAACATAAAAAGGACAATGACATGCatacagaaaaataaaatagcaaCAAAGAAATGCCATACACCAATCTATCTAAAACTTGATTTAGCATTCATATATGGCTCCAAAAAGGCGGTATGATACCCAAGGGATTCagtcaataataaaaaaaaatatgtcaGTTTCTCACGACTATATTGGACAATCCTTTTTAAGAAACTTAGTTACCTGTGAGCCATATCTTGATCCAGATGATACTGCTTTCCGTTCTCCAAGATACCTGATAAAACTCCTATAGAAAAGTGATAATAAGTTAATAACCAAAatataagttaaaaaaatagaaaataaaaaaagacgaATCAACACACAGCAACATCTCCCACTCACAGCATGATTGATATACGAAAAACCCCACTAATGTCTAATTCTAGTAAGATTTCACACAAGTTGACATAGCCTCAATGACTTGGCCTAATCAAATTGGACACTAATCTTATAAACCCGTATTTGAGCATTCACATACCAAATTCCTCTTTCATCTGCAGCAAAGACCATTGGGATGCAATCATATCCTACGCCTATCACCATTTTCTCAGAAACAAATAACACCTGAAAACATATCATACAAGGATCCACCAATTCAAGAAAATATCAGCAAATTATTGGCGAAAATCTTGAAAATTTGAGAATGCTTTAGAAAGAATGGATGCTGACCCACATCACGGAGAGGCAAATCACGGAACATAACATTTTGAGCCAAAGGAGAAGGACCGACATCATCAACAAAATATATCACAGAATTATGGCCTGCAAAATAGCAACAAATACAGTAAGGTCACAAAAGATTATAACAgagatatatgaataaaattgCATGGCTTTGATAGAAGTTTGGCCCCAATAATTATTTTTGAGAAAATTCAGATAAGGCAAGATAAACTAATCAAATTTGTGCACCATGAAAACTTGACAACACAAGTATATGCTTCTCAATCTTCTTTGTTAAAGCATGAAGAAAATGACTAAACCTGAGCGAAACTCACAATGAACAACCTTAActttggaaaaacaaaaaccaaaactaaaagataaaaaacTGGCAACAACAGTTCTGGTTAGCCAGCATATCAAGCCAGAGAGTAGAATCTTCTCACCTACGTAAGCTAAAGTATTTCCACTTGGTGACCACTTGACTCCAAACGTCCAAGATGATGACAAATCAAGCTGAACAATTAACTGTTACACAAGATATATAGTATAAGCGGAGGCCACACTAATGCAACATATCTGTCCATTTCCTTCAtctattttcttgttctttttatGACTTATACAATGGAAGAAAAATTGTATTAACAAGAAAAATATGTAGGAAACCAAAACTCAATTGATCTTATAACTTCAGAAGAATTCAATcatttgatcaaatcaaaatgCTCAGAAGTACTCAATAGGATATCCACAGGATATGAACTATCATGAACTTCACAAGAAATTCATGTACTGCAGCATGCATacgaaattaaaataatttaatgtcACATCTATTCACTAAGTTCACAAGTGCTATATTCAGCTTCCTATTTGTGCGAATAAGGATCATCAACTATCTACATCATAATAATACCTAAGCAATGAACCTAATATGTCAATACCATAGTTGGCACTAAATCTGAGAACCTcatcaacaataaaagaaaggaCAGATATCTTGACTTTGGGGAGGAAGCTTATCAACAATTCACATGAGGAATAAGAGTTAAGTATTGAATACCTCTCCAAACCTTGACTCTTTTTTTGGATCCCTGTGCCAATTCATCATGTAAACATGAGTAGTataacataagcatgaaaaaaaatataggaatGTTAACCATAATCAGAGTTTCTGTTATCATACCTTGCATCTACACCTTTTATAAAGGTGGAAAATATTCGGCATTTTCCATCTGTGGATGTTGATGCAACCAGAATCTGCagcaaaatataaaataaaataaaataagatgcGGCTTAAACAGGTTTCTAAACGAGACAGTAAACAATGATCTAACATTCGATTGTTAAACTAACGTGCTAACAGTGTTGCATATAACATAACTAGGCTAATGATAGTCTAATAATTTTACCCTTGAGTTTTCAAGTTACTCTTTTGTCACATATAAAGTTCAAAGTACttcattttgaccaacctgacTGAATAATATGGTTTATATCATCCTCTATTTGGATGaaacaataaattaaataaaattttaaaaactaaatacataataaattaaGTTTATATGTTTGAAATATtgaggattaataataataatctgtGAGTAACAAGTAGTTTTCTTGTCTATTAGCCATTAACATAATTTATTAATCACTAGAAAGAATTTCCAGAATGGCAAGGAAGTGCATCCACAAGCTTATCAAGCCTACAAGGAAGCGTTCTAGCTTCTATTTATTGTAAAATTACAAGAAAGTCTCAACACATATGAATAAGAAAGTTAGAATGCTAACATTATCAGGATGCCAAGAGACACTTGTCACTGAAGAATCATGTCTTTTCCTGATTAGTTTGCTGACCCACCTGCAGAAAAAAGAGAGGAAACAAATCaacaaaataaagaataagAACAGAAAACAGCATGCAGCatctaataattaaataagGTAGACTTGTATACATTTTGATATTCTTTTAACCTCGTAAAACATACAAGTTTAGAATTTGCAGAAAAGCTATTTTCAATGTCAGATTCTACTTCTAGCAACTGTTGCACTTATATAAGATAGGAAAAGTCATAAGTATGcccaaaagaaaaaatggaaaaacaTAATCATTACATTGCCAGGATGAAATAAGCATGGAAAAATAAAACATATGAAAGAAGCAAGGACAAACCAGTTGTTTTCCTGCTCATAGTAGCATATACAAACAGTTTTGGCTCCACTTCCCACTGCAAACTTGTTTTCTGCTAGCACAGAACTTAGACATACATTAAAAACAAATGaaccagaaaaacaaaaactatGGAATAATTCTGGAAAACAAGAAGAAATGTTATATAGGAGGAGTGATCACTTGTTAAAGAAGGGGAAAATGACCTCGTAGAGGACCAAACCTCTGACATTAACATCACGCCATAGTCTTAGCtcttaaaataaaataggaCCAGAAAAAACATGACCAGGATTTAACTATCGTTAGTTTATGGCAACAAATTAGTCATTGTAAAATCTTGCAACAAATCTAATAAGTGCAAACAACTAGTCAACCTGTTCAGAATGTAGGCAATGAAATAGAGAGATCTGAGTCCTACACAAAATGCAAAAAGCAACAACACCTATATTTGATTTAGATTTCAGATGACTTAGCCACCACAAACATGATTAATTCTAGACATAAATTAAAACTTTCTGAATAATTCTTTCCTCTCAGTAAAGTTCATGACTTGAGAGAGTTACTAGGACATGGCAGCATCCTTCATACCTTTCGGACTCCACTGAACACAGAGAGCAGCCCGGTTTAGCCTAAGGATAACAAGTGTGGGCACCCATTCTGATCTCTCAAGGTTCCAGACATATCTACAGAGAACAAAGGGTTTGCATTTAATTCGTTGCAATGCAAGTGAAAACAGGAAATTGACATCTATTATGTCCGAAAGcccgagagagagagagagagagagagagagagagagagagagagagagagagagagagagatctaTTGTTCTAGATCACACAGACACTCACGAATTCCGATCATGGGAGGCAGTAACTATTTTATTTGATCTCGCGCCCCAGTCTATCCCAGATATTATCTGGTCATGCTGTAAAAAAAAGCAACAAATTCCTCAGAAACTATTTATAAAGTCCCTAGCCAACTAGGTCTCACCTAACTATGCTGACATACAGAAGGAGAGTATAAAATCAGTACCAAAATCATTTCAATTAAGCAGAGAAAGAATATTAGCAGGGTACCTTTTGGAGAACATGCACCTTTTCCCATTTGTCTTCAACCAATCTATAGATGTGAACTTCACTGTTGTTTGGACATAATGCAACCACTACAAaagtatattaatatattattatatattaagaatTCATGAAGCAGCAAATTATGACCAAGATATGTATGACTGGAAGCAATGGCAGGGAAGGGTAAGGGATGGCTATCATAAAGGCCTTTCTGTATTAGCCTTGTGTTGCCACAAAACTGGTGTTTGATAACAGAAAATACTGTTGATTTTAGTGGAGGGGCAAGGTAAAGTGCATTTGCCATGGTTATGTTGggaaaaatatttttccaaAACATAATCTATCCATGAGTGTCTAAAATAATGACAGTAAAAAAAACTTAAGGGCTATCATGTTGTTATCCAAAACTCCAAGTAACACAGATTAGGATGATCTCAAACATCTAAACAACATGAAGGAAACTTGAACTTTCTTATTTTTCCTCCTCCTCCAAATATCTTCATATATCAAAGCAACATATTTCACTCCGCACACTACATGTATCCATTATTTACCCACGTATTGCCCTAGGTCTAGAGCTTCCAGTTTTGGTACCATTTTTTTAAACCTATGGGGCTCAATTCTATACATCCTAGATTCCTTCTACAATAGTTCAACTCACttccattatatatataaaacactATTCTCTAAAATTAGAAAGCACACTAAGTTGTTCAAAATTCAAATAAGCCGGCAAACATAATCTTGTTCAAACAGAAATGTGATGTcaacatgaaaaaaaaaaaaaaagctactTATCAATCATTCTCCACAATTAATCACTCTTTAAACATTTTTTCCCAAGCTTTAAGGATCTAATCGCTACAAAAGCAAAACGATTTGATAGCTGAAACATGAGATATTTTCATCTCCGCCACCAAACACGTTGATACTTCATTGGATTACAACGGAAACGAAGAACAAAATCAAATATCAGATCGAGTCAGAATCCATTTACAAAACTATAAAACTCCGCCAATCCAAGACCTAGAAACAAATTAACAAACTACCTTATATTTTCCGTGGAATAAATTTTCGTTGAACACGAAAAGAACACACACAGAAGCTCTAAATCGCGTTAATTCCGATCgtgaaccaaaaaaaaaaaaagagaaaagagaaacagaGCATAGAGATAGACAGAGAGAGTTACTGGATCGATCGGCGCTCCAAGCGTGGCAAGTGATGCATTGTGCTAGTTGGTGAACCGCGGTAACCGCCATTTTCTGTGCTGAGCtgaagagagggagagagaattGAGATctgaaattgagaagaaagGAGAGATTGGTTGAGATGCTATGCTACAGAGAAAACACTGAAGTGCTTCTTGGCGTGAGAACGAagatgaaagtgacacaccgaAAGGGTTTGTTTGGCACTGTTTTTGTCGTCaattcatcatcattatcattttcaatatttttgtcTATTCCACTGAAAATAGGGACTGTGTCTCTTGTTTCTTATAAAATTTCCAcagttaataatttttatttatatttacaGTACTTCTTTTCCCGCAAGAAAAATTTAGTTTGGGGATCGTTGCGGCTAATTTTTGGTAATGGATTTCTATTAAGTGTTATGCATTGTTATGAATTATTAGTGTGTTTTTTATGAATAtagagataattttttttaattacaattcATAAATGGGAGATTCAAAATTGTGAGAGAGAAAATTTAGGATTCGATGTGGAACTTAGTGAATTCAAAATTAGATGATAAATATATTGAATTTTCAGTATTGTAAATTAAATTTGAGGTTTGGTTTTGTAAAGTTATGCGTTCGTCCGATCttgataaatttaaatttagtcatggattaatttaaatttgatcCTCTAATTTAAGTCAATACTAGTCCTCTAATTTGTGACAAACTAAATCACGTTATAATAAGTATGAATGTCTATTTTTTCAATCAAGTTAATTTTGGGTGGTGCAATATTAATTATGAGTagtactttatttttttataatagacTTTATATTAATGTAATTTGAAAAGGAGAATTTGAACAAATATAAATACGGCAAGAATTTGTGATAATAGGAACACAAGAAAAATCAATAACaattctttctctcttttataTTGCCACACATTcttctctttctattttatataatttactatatatattatttctattaTATTGAGACAATTAATTGTGCTGAATAttaatattagaattttttatttaccctttttattatatcttccttagttatttatttcacaacacgttatcagcacgagactctaatcaaatttttaggaagactcaggtaacaaatttttattatgtcgaaACTCTCTAATCTTaaattcaatgctcttgatatatctggaaacaactatttattatggatactagatgctgaaatccatcttgattcaatggatcttggaaaTACCATTAAGGTTGAAAATAATGCATcacagaaggataaagccaaagccgtgatttttcttcgtcgtcatcttgacgaaggattgaaaaatgaatatctcacattaaaagatcctgcagatctttgaAAAGATCTTTAGAAAATGTACAATCATTAAAAGACGGTGATACTTTCTCAAACCCAATATGAATGAACACACTTGCATGCCTCGAATGTGTTCCTGCAgtagcagtatcgagaaaaaggatttaaaaaaatattatgagctaatttcttgccttcttgttaCTCTTAAGAAATCATGAAACGCGGCCAactggcgccgccccattttCTGAAGCAAATGTAGCAAGTCATTatcccagaagaggtaaatgacaAAGTTTTGgtatcaagaaaaattatggaaggaaaaggaATTATGTTCACAAGAAATGATATCACCAGAAGTgagataaagaaagaaatattagacaaaataaatcaacagaggataagtgtttccgttgtggtggaaagggccgtTGGTCGCGTACCTGTCGTACTCCAAGGCATCTAGTCGATTTTTATCaagcatctttgaaaaaagaCGACAAAGGAAAGGAGACGAATTTCGTTCTAAATGATGTTGTTAaaaattccaccactcattatgatgtatctgatttctttgaggaccctgaaggaaatattggtcatttgatcaatgatgaaata
Above is a genomic segment from Arachis stenosperma cultivar V10309 chromosome 1, arast.V10309.gnm1.PFL2, whole genome shotgun sequence containing:
- the LOC130946527 gene encoding actin-related protein 2/3 complex subunit 1A-like, whose protein sequence is MAVTAVHQLAQCITCHAWSADRSMVALCPNNSEVHIYRLVEDKWEKVHVLQKHDQIISGIDWGARSNKIVTASHDRNSYVWNLERSEWVPTLVILRLNRAALCVQWSPKENKFAVGSGAKTVCICYYEQENNWWVSKLIRKRHDSSVTSVSWHPDNILVASTSTDGKCRIFSTFIKGVDARDPKKESRFGELIVQLDLSSSWTFGVKWSPSGNTLAYVGHNSVIYFVDDVGPSPLAQNVMFRDLPLRDVLFVSEKMVIGVGYDCIPMVFAADERGIWSFIRYLGERKAVSSGSRYGSQFSEAFGKFYGQAKLGVSNDAVETSRTRGVVHENCINSIIPLSRQGTQIRRFSTSGLDGKIVMWDLETEQDLLELLV
- the LOC130975023 gene encoding zinc finger protein ZAT3-like, coding for MNDINNYSSFAADSGSLDSNHSCLMVAVGSVGVEFAPSSSSSSSSSLTRCRKPRKKSAKLISIMEEEGVKSNKKRDSEEAPKITRPCTQCGKKFWSWKALYGHMRCHPERPWRGINPPRNLIPQPLVQEDTSGDTLEDHEVATCLLLLANSGRETVKNDEANEVKIVECGDSYHYKEFECSSCKRVFGSHQALGGHRASHKNVKGCFAITRTTTEDHLLNINLLAHADHGDGDGIASHQCSICLRVFPSGQALGGHKRCHWEKAEIDETDGSTSTLLPVDLNLPAPIDQHYYHCSSSTLTLDLRLGL